The DNA segment ACTCTCTACCTCTTGCCATGTTCATCAGTTTGTCTCTCGACATAGGTTCTCGGGCATTATTAACCAGCGCTTTAAGCACGGCAAACTCACCAGACGTTAAAGGCATAAACTCATCACCTCGGAACATTTCTCTCGTTCCAAGATTCAAGCGAAATTCACCAAATTCAATATTCGTTTCTTCCGAGCTTGGTGCGCCGGGAGCTTCAACAATTTGTCGACGTAATACCGCTTTAATACGTGCAAGTAACTCACGAGGATTAAAAGGCTTAGGTAGATAATCGTCCGCCCCAACTTCAAGTCCGACAATTCTGTCTATCTCGTCACCTTTTGCCGTCAACATTAATATTGGGATCATATTTTCTGCCGTTCTTAGGCGACGACAAATCGAAAGGCCATCTTCACCCGGAAGCATAAGATCCAACACCACTAAATGAAAGGTCTCGCGCTTAAGCAATCTGTCCATCTGCTCCCCATTTGCGACACCACGAACCTGAAAGCCTTGTTCAGATAGATAGCGCTCTAGCAAAGATCGGAGACGAGCATCATCATCAACGACTAAGATTTTATGGTTCTCTTGCATTCAACTTCTTCCAATTAATGTATGGCTTATTATTAAGCGTAGATAATAATAACCTAATCGCATATCTATAGAGTAAATTGCACGTCAAAAATTGTTAGCATTCATGTCAGAATCAACAATAAGATTATTCACTTAAAGCATAGCAAGCCATAAATAGCCCACTATTTCTCATACTCAATTGAATTGATAAACCACTCTTTGTCACCTTCCGGTGTCTTCACCGCAAACTCGTCGTCGACTTCTTTTTTGAGTAAGGAGCGTGCCATAGGTGAATCGATAGAAATGTACCCTTTCGCATCACCGTAGATCTCTTCAGGGCCGACAATACGGAATTTTTTTGTTTCACCGGCTTCATTTTCAATTTCAATCCAAGCACCAAAAAAAACTTTGCCTTCCTGCTGTGGTGAATAATCAACAATAGTAACTTCTGGTAAAAACTTCCTCAAGAACCGAACGCGCCGGTCTATCTGGCGCAGTATGCGCTTGTTAAACGTGTAATCAGCATTTTCTGAACGATCACCTAGCCCTGCAGCCCAAGTGACTATCTTGGTAATCTCAGGGCGTTTCTCATTCCAAAGGTGATCATGCTCTTGCTTAAGCTTGTTATAACCTTCTCGGGTGATCAGTTTTGTTTTCAATACAACACTCTCAATTCAATCGAACCATATAGAAATGGTTCGTTGTTCTAGATATTTAACCAGTATATCCACTAATTGTACATCCACAGAGCCTCATTACTCTATACGCGACTAGATGAACCATTCGAATTCCAATGACTTTCTGCTAGACTCCCCCACAATTCAAACTGATCAAAAAGGTCGTTTTCATGCCTTGGATTCAAATAAAACTCAATGCGACAGCAAAAGATGCTTTGCAAATTGGTGATATGTTATCTGAAGAGACAGGGGCACTTTCCGTCACTTTTCTAGATGCGAAAGACACACCAATTTTCGAACCTCTGCCGGGAGAAACTCGTTTATGGGGAGAAACGGATGTCGTTGCATTATACGATGCAGAAATAGACACCACATGGGTGATCCAACAAGTTACCCGTTCTGGACTATTTCCAAACGACTTTGCATACAAAGTTGAACAACTGGAAGATAAGGACTGGGAACGTGAGTGGATGGATAATTTCCACCCAATGAAATTTGGTGAGCGGTTGTGGATCTGTCCTAGTTGGCGTGATGTTCCCGATCCTAGTGCCATTAATGTCATGTTAGATCCTGGCCTAGCCTTTGGTACTGGCACCCATCCAACCACGTCTCTTTGTTTAGAATGGTTAGAAAGTATCGACCTTGAAGGTAAAACTGTCATCGATTTTGGTTGTGGTTCAGGAATCCTCGCGGTCGCTGCCATTAAACTTGGTGCAAACAAAGTTATCGGAATTGATATAGACCCACAGGCTATCACCGCCTCAAAAGAGAACGCGAGGCGCAATGGGGTTGCCGATCAACTAGAATTATTCTTACCGCAAGATCAACCTGAAGGTCTTATTGCAGACGTTGTTGTCGCCAATATTCTTGCAGCACCGCTACGTGAACTGTCACCCGTGATTAAAGGCTTGATCAAATCGAAAGGTCTGTTAGCAATGTCGGGTGTATTAGACACACAAGCAGAAGATGTTGCGAACTACTACAGAGATGAGCTCGATATCGACCCAATTGTTGAAACTGAAGAGTGGTGTCGTATTTCAGGAATAAAAATATTGTAGTTGCATACGCCTAATTGATTGAATTTTAGGCAATTTGGAAAACAATTTGTAAATGCTCAAAAAATAGTCTTTTCACGCATCGAAAAAATGCGTAAAATGCGCGCCCTTGCTAGATTAGAACTGTGAAGACCTTTTGAGAATCGGAAATCATCAACTTAAGAACAATTTGATTGTTGCGCCTATGGCTGGCGTCACCGATCGACCCTTTCGAGAGTTATGCCTTCGATATGGAGCAGGAATGGCCGTCAGCGAAATGATGTCGTCTAACCCTAAGCTCTGGAAAACGGCTAAATCTAAGCAACGCATGGTACATAAAGGTGAATCGGGCATTCGCTCAGTACAGATTGCGGGTTCTGATCCTAAGTTAATGGCAGAAGCAGCTCAATATAGTGTTGAAAACGGTGCACAAATCATCGATATCAATATGGGTTGCCCAGCTAAAAAAGTGAATTCAAAGCTGGCGGGGTCAGCTCTGCT comes from the Vibrio sp. DW001 genome and includes:
- the ompR gene encoding two-component system response regulator OmpR encodes the protein MQENHKILVVDDDARLRSLLERYLSEQGFQVRGVANGEQMDRLLKRETFHLVVLDLMLPGEDGLSICRRLRTAENMIPILMLTAKGDEIDRIVGLEVGADDYLPKPFNPRELLARIKAVLRRQIVEAPGAPSSEETNIEFGEFRLNLGTREMFRGDEFMPLTSGEFAVLKALVNNAREPMSRDKLMNMARGREYSAMERSIDVQISRLRRMLEEDPSHPRYIQTVWGLGYVFVPDGKNA
- the greB gene encoding transcription elongation factor GreB, producing MKTKLITREGYNKLKQEHDHLWNEKRPEITKIVTWAAGLGDRSENADYTFNKRILRQIDRRVRFLRKFLPEVTIVDYSPQQEGKVFFGAWIEIENEAGETKKFRIVGPEEIYGDAKGYISIDSPMARSLLKKEVDDEFAVKTPEGDKEWFINSIEYEK
- the prmA gene encoding 50S ribosomal protein L11 methyltransferase; this translates as MPWIQIKLNATAKDALQIGDMLSEETGALSVTFLDAKDTPIFEPLPGETRLWGETDVVALYDAEIDTTWVIQQVTRSGLFPNDFAYKVEQLEDKDWEREWMDNFHPMKFGERLWICPSWRDVPDPSAINVMLDPGLAFGTGTHPTTSLCLEWLESIDLEGKTVIDFGCGSGILAVAAIKLGANKVIGIDIDPQAITASKENARRNGVADQLELFLPQDQPEGLIADVVVANILAAPLRELSPVIKGLIKSKGLLAMSGVLDTQAEDVANYYRDELDIDPIVETEEWCRISGIKIL